Below is a genomic region from Eupeodes corollae chromosome 1, idEupCoro1.1, whole genome shotgun sequence.
ACTCAACTAGCTAAAATGAGCCCTAAATTACCCcatcattagatttttaaaattttgtttggtttaaaaagtctcaaaaaattaaaactttcgaAGTGATTAAATGGGTAGGGGCTTGAGATATCAAATGGGGTTTCACTTACTTAGGAACCCAAAAGGAGCCCTAAATCCCCTCATCATCAGTGGTTTTTTCAGCTTGTCGTCAAGCTGGAAACATCACAAGTTTCAATGGGGAAAGGATTTTCGAACCAATTAGAGATCAGAACACTAAATTAccccaaaaagagccctaaatcacCCCATCATCATTATAGAATTTCGAAATCTGATTATGGTGTTTCAAGTTTTACGGACCTACATTAAAAAGCCTTAGATGGGCCCTGGATCACCTAACATATGATAAATCATCTTGTCACTGACTGATCTGATGCAATTGTGAAATCCGATAAGCTTTAAGTCTTaagatttccaaaaaaaaaaggcaGGCTTAACTGACTTTATTTTAGAGAGAATAcagtcttttaaaatatataaattgagTTTCTGTCAATTCTTCAAGGAATacatttctttattaatttatgttttcaaacaACAAAAGTGCTCACTTATTTTAAAACGGTTCATTAAATTCAATCCTTTGGAATCATAACGTTGATTAAGTTGATTAGAATAATATATTTCAGACCCAATTGCAGCAGACACAATCAAAAGTATCGGTAGTAGAGAATTCCACATCGCCAATGACATCCATCTCCATTAATGAGCTACTCAACGGAAGTGGTCCCcatcagcaacagcaacagcagcaacaacaacaacagcaacaacaccaacaacaaaatctATCAAGCGCTGCCGCaataaatcaacaaattttaaatattgtaaaaatagaacaaaaaccTGTAGAGTGCAATCTATGTCATAGAAAATTTAAGAACGTTCCAGCCCTCAACGGACACATGCGTCTGCATGGCGGTTACTTTAAGAAAGAATCAGAAACGAAGAAATGCGATCGAAAAGACGGACTTGGTGGACCACCCCTTCAAACCGCAAGTATTGGGGTGCGAGCTTTGATTGAAGAGAAAATTATCAgtaaacgatgtaaggatttgaaGGTACGTTTAgtcatttcttttgattttccttgatgtttattggtttttttttttatttgcagggTGCCTTTGTAGTTCCTGCCCCACCAAATACGGCTGCAATTAGACGAACAGCAAGTGACCTAGAAAACTTTTTAACCCCCAAGTCACCTATAGTACATCAAACCGGAAGCTCTCCATCCGAACGAAACAACAGCTTACCAGACATTGGTAATGCTGTGCTTCCATCGGGTCTGCAAATTCAAAAGCAAACAATACCAGTGCTTCAGAAACAATCAAACGTCAGTGTCGGAACGGCAACTGTATCAACAAACACTTCCAAAGCTACGTCCACCATGGATCACAAGGACGCAACCTTGATTGAGCTCCTCAAGCGTGGCACTAAAGTGGCAGTGAGAAAAACATCGAATTCTGATTCCAGCCAGATATTCACCACTAGTAGTGGTACACTAATGCTGCCCTCTGAACTGTCACTTTCCACCAATTCGGGCACATCCAACCCACCACTAGCAATAACACTTCCCAATGGAGAAACAACCCCCGTCTCACTCACCATATCCCAGGCCTCCAACGGATCGGGTGACGTCTATACGCTTACCTATTCCACAGATTCAGCAGCGTCCTTTTTTGAGGACAGTGATGTCTATAGCGTATCAGAGACCGACATGCTTCTACAAACGGTCGATTCGATACAGTTGCTCAACGAAACAGAAGAACCGGATCACCTAGATGAAATAAGCTCCCTTGGTGATTTCCACAATGACACCAGTAGCTCTTCCACCAACCTTGTGGTGAATCGAAATAGCAAGGAAATGCAAACGGTGTTCAGTTCCCCATTGCAAGACGCATTGCCCGACTTTCAAACTCTTCATTCCAAGGATTTTGTCCTGTACAACAATGGCACATGTAAGGCTATAAATAGCGGTGGCAACCACACCACTGCAGCTAAGTCACTGGCCACTGTGATTAAACAGTCAATATCTCCACTTCCCTCACCGCTGGCATATCCTACCCCACCAGCAAGCCATGAGACGGTCGCACAAGCTTCGCCATTCCTGGATGATTCCCACCACTTTTCGGATGCAGCGAACTCCTTCTTCCAGGAGAAGTCCACATCTGACTTCATTGATGATGCCGGGGGAACCTTCTTCAAAGACTGTTCCAGCGAGGCACTCACCGAAAGTCAGAAAATCCTCAAGCTCAAAAGCGTTCTCGAGGATAGTGGACAGTTTTTTAAGTCTGGCGATGACAATTCGAACGATGTATTCGACACCTCGGTGGTAAAGGTGGAAGACCTGCTAAATGAGTCCAGCGATGGGGCAAACTGTGATCTCAAAGACTTTGCCGAGCAAAATCTGTCCTTTTTGGAAGATGCTCAAGGATTCCTCGATGATTCCCGCAATGCCACGTCTCCGCTGTCGGAATCCTTTTTCACAAGTGGCATTGGCACTGCCGAAGAAGTCAAAGAAGTCCTGCGTGATGTTCTCCCCGACGAATCCTTGAACTGTGATCCACAAAATTCAACCGATATCGACCTGTACTACTTACCAGGTCTGGGTCTTCAATCTCAGATGATGCCAAACTCCGAGGATCCATTGTTATCATCTTCACCCAGAGATTTTGGTCACAGATTGACCGTTCAACCACATCATCAGCAAACGCAGATGATTCGCATGGAACCGCAGACATCAACGATGCAGGCACAATTGCTTCCCAAAAAGCCAGACCCGGATCCAAGTTTCCCCTTATTGATGGCCACAAGTACGTCCAGAGATGGAAGCACCGAGTTCCATTTCACCATCCAGCAACAGGCAACTAAGCAAGACAACGAAACACAAATCAAACCAGATACTATGTCGACAGGCCAGATGTGTGTGGACAATCAGCTGGCAGCACCACAACTGCCACCCCCACCGTTCAAAGACACTTCCGCTCCCATAAAAACGCCACAGTTTTTCGGAGCCAATGAGATGCCTGCACAACAAAGTCACCAGCAACCGCAAAATATTCTAGCGGCAGCTGCAACCGCTTCTCCCTTGACTAGTTCAATCTTGAAGAGGAGGTTGCGTCAAGGATCCATTTGCGGCGACAGTAACTCCCACTCAAGTAGTATCCCTCGTAAATATGAGCTTTACAAGTCGAAACTACGAAAACCATCAACCACTCACTACACTCCCCAACCAATCCTAAACCCCGGCAGAAAGGGAACCGGTTTGTATTCCAATCTACCCAAACCACCCACCTTTGCCCAGGATGCCTTGCATTTGGACGATGAATTCGAGGAGGCTGCCAGTCTCATGGCTTTCCTCGATGAATCCAAAGTCAACATTGGTACAGCATATCAAGCAACTATTCCGGCTCTAGAAACAACTCATCATCAGCTGCATGGTGCTAGACAACAATCATCGAATGTTACAGATCATGAGGAAATGATGTGGGATCCAAGTGTTGCCACGGATGAGAAGATTCTAACGAGATACATTGAGCTGAGCAAATCTTCAGCCATTCCACTTGGTTATCATTCGGAAGAAGTTGCCTTAAAGGCATTGCTTCAGGTCCATGGTGATACACCGATAGCTGTGTTGAATCTCTTAAAGTCGCAATCGAATCCTTTCCAATTGAAGTGGTCGTCGCTAGAAGTTGAAATGTTCCTTAGAGGTCTGGAGAAATATGGAAAGGACT
It encodes:
- the LOC129938832 gene encoding uncharacterized protein LOC129938832 isoform X4; this encodes MAAVNSVQSGLHLPLAGLSPPRVLMCSASMGAEGSVTLQLREAIHSSDSSSVDGYSSLDNALTIGYPDPDMLADVLGSLQTASLNNNSNSNNTMISAITLENVDGSKLNDISSAISNSSSPNNNNNNNNNNNNNGGKSNNTNSISSSSSSSNINNNNNNNNKTFNNNSLISCSSNISLNSPISGQIISITGSSSGSSGSSSNCSTTSNSSCSSSSNESISNVSVPGSNPPIVKKQRPKTSSPTRHGPQQCQVCSKVFGNASALAKHKLTHSDERKYVCVMCSKAFKRQDHLNGHMMTHRNKKPYECKAEGCGKSYCDARSLRRHTENHHSGLAAAATTPQNQSSSLSPSTGPPTGLSLSPATASGDASSPHGANCIQYTTMGGGDDGSGSNSNSSIKQSSSAVNVSVVSSSTQASSASQCYSVTSSPASSPSSNASIKSVVSGDGLTRQQLDLISQIMQQTKQGNTQLTVGSTTANLKITNQPPSPHQSQAQSTQHQLQRPRTWNMQNNIFQTQLQQTQSKVSVVENSTSPMTSISINELLNGSGPHQQQQQQQQQQQQQHQQQNLSSAAAINQQILNIVKIEQKPVECNLCHRKFKNVPALNGHMRLHGGYFKKESETKKCDRKDGLGGPPLQTASIGVRALIEEKIISKRCKDLKGAFVVPAPPNTAAIRRTASDLENFLTPKSPIVHQTGSSPSERNNSLPDIGNAVLPSGLQIQKQTIPVLQKQSNVSVGTATVSTNTSKATSTMDHKDATLIELLKRGTKVAVRKTSNSDSSQIFTTSSGTLMLPSELSLSTNSGTSNPPLAITLPNGETTPVSLTISQASNGSGDVYTLTYSTDSAASFFEDSDVYSVSETDMLLQTVDSIQLLNETEEPDHLDEISSLGDFHNDTSSSSTNLVVNRNSKEMQTVFSSPLQDALPDFQTLHSKDFVLYNNGTCKAINSGGNHTTAAKSLATVIKQSISPLPSPLAYPTPPASHETVAQASPFLDDSHHFSDAANSFFQEKSTSDFIDDAGGTFFKDCSSEALTESQKILKLKSVLEDSGQFFKSGDDNSNDVFDTSVVKVEDLLNESSDGANCDLKDFAEQNLSFLEDAQGFLDDSRNATSPLSESFFTSGIGTAEEVKEVLRDVLPDESLNCDPQNSTDIDLYYLPGLGLQSQMMPNSEDPLLSSSPRDFGHRLTVQPHHQQTQMIRMEPQTSTMQAQLLPKKPDPDPSFPLLMATSTSRDGSTEFHFTIQQQATKQDNETQIKPDTMSTGQMCVDNQLAAPQLPPPPFKDTSAPIKTPQFFGANEMPAQQSHQQPQNILAAAATASPLTSSILKRRLRQGSICGDSNSHSSSIPRKYELYKSKLRKPSTTHYTPQPILNPGRKGTGLYSNLPKPPTFAQDALHLDDEFEEAASLMAFLDESKVNIGTAYQATIPALETTHHQLHGARQQSSNVTDHEEMMWDPSVATDEKILTRYIELSKSSAIPLGYHSEEVALKALLQVHGDTPIAVLNLLKSQSNPFQLKWSSLEVEMFLRGLEKYGKDFYSISREIITKSTSECIQLYYFWKKLCVDYKMTHLKVETDDASQSQYSSQVAEHRPHVCEMPDCSASFTSKAALHGHTRIHCIGRNMNQLNNNNNSMILANNGQLQPHSNLKDDFPCKHHKLPLERLL
- the LOC129938832 gene encoding uncharacterized protein LOC129938832 isoform X3, whose protein sequence is MDMDNDFNMQTWINRDIYPNINMAAVNSVQSGLHLPLAGLSPPRVLMCSASMGAEGSVTLQLREAIHSSDSSSVDGYSSLDNALTIGYPDPDMLADVLGSLQTASLNNNSNSNNTMISAITLENVDGSKLNDISSAISNSSSPNNNNNNNNNNNNNGGKSNNTNSISSSSSSSNINNNNNNNNKTFNNNSLISCSSNISLNSPISGQIISITGSSSGSSGSSSNCSTTSNSSCSSSSNESISNVSVPGSNPPIVKKQRPKTSSPTRHGPQQCQVCSKVFGNASALAKHKLTHSDERKYVCVMCSKAFKRQDHLNGHMMTHRNKKPYECKAEGCGKSYCDARSLRRHTENHHSGLAAAATTPQNQSSSLSPSTGPPTGLSLSPATASGDASSPHGANCIQYTTMGGGDDGSGSNSNSSIKQSSSAVNVSVVSSSTQASSASQCYSVTSSPASSPSSNASIKSVVSGDGLTRQQLDLISQIMQQTKQGNTQLTVGSTTANLKITNQPPSPHQSQAQSTQHQLQRPRTWNMQTQLQQTQSKVSVVENSTSPMTSISINELLNGSGPHQQQQQQQQQQQQQHQQQNLSSAAAINQQILNIVKIEQKPVECNLCHRKFKNVPALNGHMRLHGGYFKKESETKKCDRKDGLGGPPLQTASIGVRALIEEKIISKRCKDLKGAFVVPAPPNTAAIRRTASDLENFLTPKSPIVHQTGSSPSERNNSLPDIGNAVLPSGLQIQKQTIPVLQKQSNVSVGTATVSTNTSKATSTMDHKDATLIELLKRGTKVAVRKTSNSDSSQIFTTSSGTLMLPSELSLSTNSGTSNPPLAITLPNGETTPVSLTISQASNGSGDVYTLTYSTDSAASFFEDSDVYSVSETDMLLQTVDSIQLLNETEEPDHLDEISSLGDFHNDTSSSSTNLVVNRNSKEMQTVFSSPLQDALPDFQTLHSKDFVLYNNGTCKAINSGGNHTTAAKSLATVIKQSISPLPSPLAYPTPPASHETVAQASPFLDDSHHFSDAANSFFQEKSTSDFIDDAGGTFFKDCSSEALTESQKILKLKSVLEDSGQFFKSGDDNSNDVFDTSVVKVEDLLNESSDGANCDLKDFAEQNLSFLEDAQGFLDDSRNATSPLSESFFTSGIGTAEEVKEVLRDVLPDESLNCDPQNSTDIDLYYLPGLGLQSQMMPNSEDPLLSSSPRDFGHRLTVQPHHQQTQMIRMEPQTSTMQAQLLPKKPDPDPSFPLLMATSTSRDGSTEFHFTIQQQATKQDNETQIKPDTMSTGQMCVDNQLAAPQLPPPPFKDTSAPIKTPQFFGANEMPAQQSHQQPQNILAAAATASPLTSSILKRRLRQGSICGDSNSHSSSIPRKYELYKSKLRKPSTTHYTPQPILNPGRKGTGLYSNLPKPPTFAQDALHLDDEFEEAASLMAFLDESKVNIGTAYQATIPALETTHHQLHGARQQSSNVTDHEEMMWDPSVATDEKILTRYIELSKSSAIPLGYHSEEVALKALLQVHGDTPIAVLNLLKSQSNPFQLKWSSLEVEMFLRGLEKYGKDFYSISREIITKSTSECIQLYYFWKKLCVDYKMTHLKVETDDASQSQYSSQVAEHRPHVCEMPDCSASFTSKAALHGHTRIHCIGRNMNQLNNNNNSMILANNGQLQPHSNLKDDFPCKHHKLPLERLL
- the LOC129938832 gene encoding uncharacterized protein LOC129938832 isoform X1 codes for the protein MDMDNDFNMQTWINRDIYPNINMAAVNSVQSGLHLPLAGLSPPRVLMCSASMGAEGSVTLQLREAIHSSDSSSVDGYSSLDNALTIGYPDPDMLADVLGSLQTASLNNNSNSNNTMISAITLENVDGSKLNDISSAISNSSSPNNNNNNNNNNNNNGGKSNNTNSISSSSSSSNINNNNNNNNKTFNNNSLISCSSNISLNSPISGQIISITGSSSGSSGSSSNCSTTSNSSCSSSSNESISNVSVPGSNPPIVKKQRPKTSSPTRHGPQQCQVCSKVFGNASALAKHKLTHSDERKYVCVMCSKAFKRQDHLNGHMMTHRNKKPYECKAEGCGKSYCDARSLRRHTENHHSGLAAAATTPQNQSSSLSPSTGPPTGLSLSPATASGDASSPHGANCIQYTTMGGGDDGSGSNSNSSIKQSSSAVNVSVVSSSTQASSASQCYSVTSSPASSPSSNASIKSVVSGDGLTRQQLDLISQIMQQTKQGNTQLTVGSTTANLKITNQPPSPHQSQAQSTQHQLQRPRTWNMQNNIFQTQLQQTQSKVSVVENSTSPMTSISINELLNGSGPHQQQQQQQQQQQQQHQQQNLSSAAAINQQILNIVKIEQKPVECNLCHRKFKNVPALNGHMRLHGGYFKKESETKKCDRKDGLGGPPLQTASIGVRALIEEKIISKRCKDLKGAFVVPAPPNTAAIRRTASDLENFLTPKSPIVHQTGSSPSERNNSLPDIGNAVLPSGLQIQKQTIPVLQKQSNVSVGTATVSTNTSKATSTMDHKDATLIELLKRGTKVAVRKTSNSDSSQIFTTSSGTLMLPSELSLSTNSGTSNPPLAITLPNGETTPVSLTISQASNGSGDVYTLTYSTDSAASFFEDSDVYSVSETDMLLQTVDSIQLLNETEEPDHLDEISSLGDFHNDTSSSSTNLVVNRNSKEMQTVFSSPLQDALPDFQTLHSKDFVLYNNGTCKAINSGGNHTTAAKSLATVIKQSISPLPSPLAYPTPPASHETVAQASPFLDDSHHFSDAANSFFQEKSTSDFIDDAGGTFFKDCSSEALTESQKILKLKSVLEDSGQFFKSGDDNSNDVFDTSVVKVEDLLNESSDGANCDLKDFAEQNLSFLEDAQGFLDDSRNATSPLSESFFTSGIGTAEEVKEVLRDVLPDESLNCDPQNSTDIDLYYLPGLGLQSQMMPNSEDPLLSSSPRDFGHRLTVQPHHQQTQMIRMEPQTSTMQAQLLPKKPDPDPSFPLLMATSTSRDGSTEFHFTIQQQATKQDNETQIKPDTMSTGQMCVDNQLAAPQLPPPPFKDTSAPIKTPQFFGANEMPAQQSHQQPQNILAAAATASPLTSSILKRRLRQGSICGDSNSHSSSIPRKYELYKSKLRKPSTTHYTPQPILNPGRKGTGLYSNLPKPPTFAQDALHLDDEFEEAASLMAFLDESKVNIGTAYQATIPALETTHHQLHGARQQSSNVTDHEEMMWDPSVATDEKILTRYIELSKSSAIPLGYHSEEVALKALLQVHGDTPIAVLNLLKSQSNPFQLKWSSLEVEMFLRGLEKYGKDFYSISREIITKSTSECIQLYYFWKKLCVDYKMTHLKVETDDASQSQYSSQVAEHRPHVCEMPDCSASFTSKAALHGHTRIHCIGRNMNQLNNNNNSMILANNGQLQPHSNLKDDFPCKHHKLPLERLL
- the LOC129938832 gene encoding uncharacterized protein LOC129938832 isoform X2, coding for MDMDNDFNMQTWINRDIYPNINMAAVNSVQSGLHLPLAGLSPPRVLMCSASMGAEGSVTLQLREAIHSSDSSSVDGYSSLDNALTIGYPDPDMLADVLGSLQTASLNNNSNSNNTMISAITLENVDGSKLNDISSAISNSSSPNNNNNNNNNNNNNGGKSNNTNSISSSSSSSNINNNNNNNNKTFNNNSLISCSSNISLNSPISGQIISITGSSSGSSGSSSNCSTTSNSSCSSSSNESISNVSVPGSNPPIVKKQRPKTSSPTRHGPQQCQVCSKVFGNASALAKHKLTHSDERKYVCVMCSKAFKRQDHLNGHMMTHRNKKPYECKAEGCGKSYCDARSLRRHTENHHSGLAAAATTPQNQSSSLSPSTGPPTGLSLSPATASGDASSPHGANCIQYTTMGGGDDGSGSNSNSSIKQSSSAVNVSVVSSSTQASSASQCYSVTSSPASSPSSNASIKSVVSGDGLTRQQLDLISQIMQQTKQGNTQLTVGSTTANLKITNQPPSPHQSQAQSTQHQLQRPRTWNMQNNIFQTQLQQTQSKVSVVENSTSPMTSISINELLNGSGPHQQQQQQQQQQQQQHQQQNLSSAAAINQQILNIVKIEQKPVECNLCHRKFKNVPALNGHMRLHGGYFKKESETKKCDRKDGLGGPPLQTASIGVRALIEEKIISKRCKDLKGAFVVPAPPNTAAIRRTASDLENFLTPKSPIVHQTGSSPSERNNSLPDIGNAVLPSGLQIQKQTIPVLQKQSNVSVGTATVSTNTSKATSTMDHKDATLIELLKRGTKVAVRKTSNSDSSQIFTTSSGTLMLPSELSLSTNSGTSNPPLAITLPNGETTPVSLTISQASNGSGDVYTLTYSTDSAASFFEDSDVYSVSETDMLLQTVDSIQLLNETEEPDHLDEISSLGDFHNDTSSSSTNLVVNRNSKEMQTVFSSPLQDALPDFQTLHSKDFVLYNNGTCKAINSGGNHTTAAKSLATVIKQSISPLPSPLAYPTPPASHETVAQASPFLDDSHHFSDAANSFFQEKSTSDFIDDAGGTFFKDCSSEALTESQKILKLKSVLEDSGQFFKSGDDNSNDVFDTSVVKVEDLLNESSDGANCDLKDFAEQNLSFLEDAQGFLDDSRNATSPLSESFFTSGIGTAEEVKEVLRDVLPDESLNCDPQNSTDIDLYYLPGLGLQSQMMPNSEDPLLSSSPRDFGHRLTVQPHHQQTQMIRMEPQTSTMQAQLLPKKPDPDPSFPLLMATSTSRDGSTEFHFTIQQQATKQDNETQIKPDTMSTGQMCVDNQLAAPQLPPPPFKDTSAPIKTPQFFGANEMPAQQSHQQPQNILAAAATASPLTSSILKRRLRQGSICGDSNSHSSSIPRKYELYKSKLRKPSTTHYTPQPILNPGRKGTGLYSNLPKPPTFAQDALHLDDEFEEAASLMAFLDESKVNIGTAYQATIPALETTHHQLHGARQQSSNVTDHEEMMWDPSVATDEKILTRYIELSKSSAIPLGYHSEEVALKALLQVHGDTPIAVLNLLKSQSNPFQLKWSSLEVEMFLRGLEKYGKDFYSISREIITKSTSECIQLYYFWKKLCVDYKMTHLKVETDDASQSQYSSQVAEHRPHVCEMPDCSASFTSKAALHGHTRIHCIGRNMNQLNNNNNSMILANNGQLQPHSNLKDDFPCKVCGNITNYR
- the LOC129938832 gene encoding uncharacterized protein LOC129938832 isoform X5; translated protein: MCSASMGAEGSVTLQLREAIHSSDSSSVDGYSSLDNALTIGYPDPDMLADVLGSLQTASLNNNSNSNNTMISAITLENVDGSKLNDISSAISNSSSPNNNNNNNNNNNNNGGKSNNTNSISSSSSSSNINNNNNNNNKTFNNNSLISCSSNISLNSPISGQIISITGSSSGSSGSSSNCSTTSNSSCSSSSNESISNVSVPGSNPPIVKKQRPKTSSPTRHGPQQCQVCSKVFGNASALAKHKLTHSDERKYVCVMCSKAFKRQDHLNGHMMTHRNKKPYECKAEGCGKSYCDARSLRRHTENHHSGLAAAATTPQNQSSSLSPSTGPPTGLSLSPATASGDASSPHGANCIQYTTMGGGDDGSGSNSNSSIKQSSSAVNVSVVSSSTQASSASQCYSVTSSPASSPSSNASIKSVVSGDGLTRQQLDLISQIMQQTKQGNTQLTVGSTTANLKITNQPPSPHQSQAQSTQHQLQRPRTWNMQNNIFQTQLQQTQSKVSVVENSTSPMTSISINELLNGSGPHQQQQQQQQQQQQQHQQQNLSSAAAINQQILNIVKIEQKPVECNLCHRKFKNVPALNGHMRLHGGYFKKESETKKCDRKDGLGGPPLQTASIGVRALIEEKIISKRCKDLKGAFVVPAPPNTAAIRRTASDLENFLTPKSPIVHQTGSSPSERNNSLPDIGNAVLPSGLQIQKQTIPVLQKQSNVSVGTATVSTNTSKATSTMDHKDATLIELLKRGTKVAVRKTSNSDSSQIFTTSSGTLMLPSELSLSTNSGTSNPPLAITLPNGETTPVSLTISQASNGSGDVYTLTYSTDSAASFFEDSDVYSVSETDMLLQTVDSIQLLNETEEPDHLDEISSLGDFHNDTSSSSTNLVVNRNSKEMQTVFSSPLQDALPDFQTLHSKDFVLYNNGTCKAINSGGNHTTAAKSLATVIKQSISPLPSPLAYPTPPASHETVAQASPFLDDSHHFSDAANSFFQEKSTSDFIDDAGGTFFKDCSSEALTESQKILKLKSVLEDSGQFFKSGDDNSNDVFDTSVVKVEDLLNESSDGANCDLKDFAEQNLSFLEDAQGFLDDSRNATSPLSESFFTSGIGTAEEVKEVLRDVLPDESLNCDPQNSTDIDLYYLPGLGLQSQMMPNSEDPLLSSSPRDFGHRLTVQPHHQQTQMIRMEPQTSTMQAQLLPKKPDPDPSFPLLMATSTSRDGSTEFHFTIQQQATKQDNETQIKPDTMSTGQMCVDNQLAAPQLPPPPFKDTSAPIKTPQFFGANEMPAQQSHQQPQNILAAAATASPLTSSILKRRLRQGSICGDSNSHSSSIPRKYELYKSKLRKPSTTHYTPQPILNPGRKGTGLYSNLPKPPTFAQDALHLDDEFEEAASLMAFLDESKVNIGTAYQATIPALETTHHQLHGARQQSSNVTDHEEMMWDPSVATDEKILTRYIELSKSSAIPLGYHSEEVALKALLQVHGDTPIAVLNLLKSQSNPFQLKWSSLEVEMFLRGLEKYGKDFYSISREIITKSTSECIQLYYFWKKLCVDYKMTHLKVETDDASQSQYSSQVAEHRPHVCEMPDCSASFTSKAALHGHTRIHCIGRNMNQLNNNNNSMILANNGQLQPHSNLKDDFPCKHHKLPLERLL